The stretch of DNA cagtccgtttgcccccccctctcagtccgtttgcccccccctctcagtccgtttgcccccccctctcagtccgtttgcccccctctcagtccgtttgccccctctcagtccgtttgcccctctctcagtctgtttgccccgtctcagtccgtttgccccccacccgtctcagtccgtttgccccccacccgtctcagtccgtttgccccccacccgtctcagtccgtttgccccccccccttctcagtccgtttgcccccccttttcagtccgtttgcccccccttttcagcccgtttgcccccccttctcagtccgtttgcccccccttctcagtccgtttgcccccccttctcagtccgtttgccccccccttctctgtccgtttgcccccccttctcagtccgtttgccccccccttctcagtccgtttgcccccccttctcagtccgtttgcccccccccttctcagtccgtttgcccccccccttctcagtccgtttgccccccccttctcagtccgtttgcccccccccttctcagtccgtttgcccccccccttctcagtccgtttgccccccccccttctcagtccgtttgcccccccttctctgtccgtttgccccccccttctctgtccgtttgcccccccttctcagtccgtttgcccccccttcttagtccgtttgcccccccttctcagtccgtttgcccccccttctcagtccgtttgccccccccccttctcagtccgtttgccccccccttctcagtccgtttgccccccccttctcagtccgtttgccccccccttcacagtccgtttgccccccccttctcagtccgtttgccccccccttctcagtccgtttgccccccccccttctcagtccgtttgcccccccccttctcagtccgtttgcccccccttctcagtccgtttgcccccccttctcagtccgtttgcccccccccttctcagtccgtttgcccccccccttctcagtccgtttgccccccccttctcagtccgtttgcccccccttctcagtccgtttgccccccccttctcagtccgtttgccccccccttctcagtccgtttgccccccccttctcagtccgtttgccccccccttctcagtccgtttgccccccccttctcagtccgtttgccccccccttctcagtccgtttgcccccccttctcagtccgtttgctccccccttctcagtccgtttgccccccccttctcagtccgtttgcccccccccttctcagtccgtttgcccccccttctcagtccgtttgcccccccttctcagtccgtttgcccccccccttctcagtccgtttgcccccccccttctcagtccgtttgcccccccttctcagtccgtttgcccccccttctcagtccgtttgtctcccccttctcagtccgtttgtctcccccttctcagtccgtttgcccccccttctcagtccgtttgcccccccttctcagtccgtttgcccccccttctcagtccgtttgcccccccttctcagtccgtttgcccccccttctcagtccgtttgcccccccttctcagtccgtttgcccccccttctcagtccgtttgcccccccttctcagtccgtttgcccccccttctcagtccgtttgcccccccttctcagtccgtttgccccccttctcagtccgtttgcccccccttctcagtccgtttgcccccccttctcagtccgtttgcccccccttctctgtccgtttgcccccccttctcagtccgtttgcccccccttctctgtccgtttgccgccccccctcctctgtccgtttgccgccccccctcctcagtccgtttgccgccccccctcctcagtccgtttgccgccccccctcctcagtccgtttgccgccccccctcctcagtccgtttgccgccccccctcctcagtccgtttgccgcccccccctcctcagtccgtttgccccccccctcctcagttcgtttgccccccccctcctcagtccgtttgccccccccctcctcagtccgtttgcccccccctcctcagtccgtttgcccccccctcctcagtctgtttgccccccctcctcctcagtccgtttgccccccctcctcggtccgtttgcccccccccctcggtccgtttgccccccccccgctcagtccgtttgccccccccccctcagtccgtttgcccccccccctcagtccgtttgccccccccccctcagtccgtttgcccccccccctcagtccgtttgccccccccccctcctttccacttctctctgctgaattccgtgtcagtgtgtgtgtgacaggagaaTAGAACACGCCCCCTCACTTCCCatttgtcagagcagggtcatgtgaccctgctctcagcaccaaagtatctctcccttgtctccccaagcacaacgcttgggagagcgtgcgtgcgtgtgcatgagcgcgcgagcacagcgggagaagggatgtgctgatccacattgcagaaggtaagcgccccaagcgcatagcgagctcagcgccagcggggactcggcctaagaGTTTTAAGTGTATGCTGATAACTGGGACTTTTGCGTTAGGTGATAATATGTCCCGAAGTACAGTACTTGAGGCTGTTAGTACCTGACACGTCACTTGTGACTTTGTAATAAGTTTAAGTGAGGAGTTACCCGAAGATCTACACCAGTTCTCCCTCCGGCTACAAATCgttgccccctccccctcactgataACCTACTTTATGAACTACAGGACCCCGGGCAGTGATGAGTCAGAGACTAAAGTCCACCAAGAAGAGCAGCTTTGAGTGCTATCAGTGATTAGGGCCCCGCAATGTTCTGACGATGACATCCATTGCAGTGTAATTGTCATGCAAATACAGCTCTGGAGAAAACGGTCGTGCCGCAAAGATGAGGTTAAAATATGAACCTTTTTTGTCCAGTCACAGTAGTGCCTATCAACAAAATGTTATAGTTTTATGGTAACTTAAACCTTCGCTAAAACAACATTGCAAAAAATGCTGGTTTTATGTATATTAAATTAGAGTGTTAATTTGTGTTAATTGTTTCTTAGTAGCAggcataaatattttaaaatgtggaTCATATAAGTTTGATCCTATAAATACGCCGTTATATTTTTATCTTATGCACAGACGGCATGTCTGGAACACATTAACGGTTTGAGCTATCTCCATGAAAAATGTTTGTTCCAGAGAGCGCGACATGGTGAAAGAGAGTGACAGCGGCAGCaccggcggcagcagcagcgggGACAGCTCCAAGGAGAGCTCCCGATGTTCCACGCCGGTCCTCGATGTGGAGCGCCACGAACGCCTCCGGGATAAGATGCGGCGGCGCATGGAAGGCGGAGATAAGTGGTTCTCGCTGGAGTTCTTTCCGCCCCGCACTGCCAGCGGAGCGGTCAACTTAATCTCCAGGTGGGAAGTTAAATGTGGGTGATGCAGAAGAATAGAAATGTTGGGGGGTTGAGATCTACAAGGTCtgtatgaggttttttttttaggatgaaAGATCACTTGCTTTGTTTGAGTAGGCAACATGAGGAATTTGGGGAAGCTTTCAAGACCTTAGGGGTTTAATGCAGGAGGTCCTCTAATGTTGCAGGTTTGACCGAATGGGTTTAGGAGGCCCTCTCTTCATTGATGTGACCTGGCACCCCGCGGGAGACCCTGCCTCTGACAAAGAAACCTCCTCCATGATCATTGCAAATACAGCGGTTAACTTCTGTGGACTGGAGACACTTTTGCACATGACCTGCTGCAACCAGACCAAGGATGAAATCACCAAGCATATTCAGAAAGCAAAGCATCTTGGACTGAAAAACATAATGGCGCTTCGAGGCGGTAAGAACCTCACACCCGTGCATTGTCAGCAGTAGAAATGGGTGCTGTTACGCCTTTTAATATCGGTGTCAAAAACTTCAGCTAAATAAAACTTGTTTACCTTTCCACGTGTGATGGTatagtgttgtttttttaatttttttagagtggtataatataaaaaatactcctgcaatatatgcagatatttcattttgaaatgagctgatttttttctttttcttgtctaATTGGTACTTGTGTGTTGGCTCTTCTACTGCAGACCCTGTTGGTGAGGAGTgggaggaagaggaagggtgcTTCAACTACGCCGTTGACCTTGTGAAGCATATTCGCTGTGAATTTGATGATTACTTTGATGTATGCGTTGCTGGTAAGGCATGGTTTCCCCCTGTTTGAGGCAACAAAGAGCGTGGGAGATATTGGAGTATATGTGGTAAGAAAACTGTGTATTCAAGAAGGTTTGTTCTCCACTGTGTGTTCAGGTTACCCGAAAGGTCACCCTGAAGCTGAAAGTTATGACCAAGACTTGAGGCACCTTAAGGAAAAAGTCGATGCTGGAGCGGATTTCATAATCACGCAGCTCTTCTTCCTTTCTGCAACCTTCATCGGGTTTGTGCAGGATTGCAGAGCAATTGGCATCAACTGCCCCATACTACCGGGAATCTTTCCAATCCAGGTACGTGTCCCACGCGAGCATCCATCTATCCTCAACCGGAaggcagcaaatgaaaatatcttATTTAATACAGAAACTGTAATATGGCCTCTGAGTCATAATAAACCTTCAAATTACAATATGTTTTAGTTGTATGAACTATTTGTGAAAAGAGCTTTATCTCGGTGCTAAACTATTTGCTTAAAATAGGAGTTGACGTTAACAACCTTGTCTCGTGCAGAGGAACATGTTGCAATTTGAAGGAATGCTCCTAATGATAAGGCACCTTCTCTACAGCTTCACAACACACAGAAGCAGCGGTCcagagagtaaagacactgactctggcactgagtgtgaagcaggggaaccttgttcaactcccggtgttggctccttgtgaccttgggcaagtcacattatctacatgtgcctcaggcaccaaaaacatagggtgtaagctccacggggcagggacctgtgcctgcaaaatgtctctgtaaagcgctacgtaaaactagcagcgctatacaagaacagacaaaacaaacaaacaaaacatttaAGACTACAGCCAATGAGTATCATACTAGCCGTTTAAACGTTCAGGACCTGCCTTTACTTCCCTCTAAAACCTTAAAAATACTGCTCACCTAGAGCAACCTATCTTTAAAAGCACAGTTTTGTTGGTAGCTTGTGCTTTTTAAGATATATTCGAATAAAATGAGGGCAAACTATAACTATTTTAACATTACATGGCAGTATTCCCCATCCTATAGTACAGAATGGTACATTGTTGGCATATTAGGTATTTTATTATAAAGGGTGTAATTTTTCCATGGACCTGAATTTATATTTgagagatttggggggggggggggaactggttAATTTGCTTGGTGAGCAAATATTGTGGGCTTGGCACCAATTGAGGGTGGTGAGTTTTTACAAGACTTTCACTGTCCGTATAGTAGCCATTTCCCATCGtgttaaatgtttattttttccacCAGGGTTATCATTCTTTGCGCCAGTTGGTGAAACTTTCCAAACTCGAGGTGCCGCAAGAAATTAAGGATGTAGTTGAACCAATCAAGGATAATGACGCGGCCATTAGGAATTATGGCATTGACCTGGCAGTGGCCATGTGTAGGGAGATCCTGGACAGTGGTTTGGTGCATGGGCTACATTTCTATACTCTGAACCGTGAAGTGGCCACTATTGAAGTTTTGAAGCGACTTGGAATGTGGAAAGAGGATCCTAGGTGGGTGAAACGTGCTATATCCCCATATTTGTGTGGACCGTAAATTGTGCGTGCAAATGCTCCCCTGGAAAGGAATTTGAATGAAATGCTTCTCATTTTTAGACTGGTGGCAATCCAGCCCAGTCCACAAAATGTAACAGGATTCATACTCCCGTCCcgtccccccaccacaccccagaaaacacaacatatccaggtataatgcagaatatcacatttTCCATGTGATTCAGAGGCAGTCTGATATATTTATC from Ascaphus truei isolate aAscTru1 chromosome 6, aAscTru1.hap1, whole genome shotgun sequence encodes:
- the MTHFR gene encoding methylenetetrahydrofolate reductase (NADPH) isoform X1, which encodes MSARAQREKGCADPHCRRERDMVKESDSGSTGGSSSGDSSKESSRCSTPVLDVERHERLRDKMRRRMEGGDKWFSLEFFPPRTASGAVNLISRFDRMGLGGPLFIDVTWHPAGDPASDKETSSMIIANTAVNFCGLETLLHMTCCNQTKDEITKHIQKAKHLGLKNIMALRGDPVGEEWEEEEGCFNYAVDLVKHIRCEFDDYFDVCVAGYPKGHPEAESYDQDLRHLKEKVDAGADFIITQLFFLSATFIGFVQDCRAIGINCPILPGIFPIQGYHSLRQLVKLSKLEVPQEIKDVVEPIKDNDAAIRNYGIDLAVAMCREILDSGLVHGLHFYTLNREVATIEVLKRLGMWKEDPRRPLPWAVSAHPKRRVEDVRPIFWATRPKSYIYRTREWDEFPNGRWGNSSSPAFGELKDYYLFYLKSKSAREELLKMWGEELSNEESVFEVFTSYISGEPSRDGHKVTCLPWNDDPLAPETNLMKEELQKVNRRGILTINSQPNVNGKSSTDPVVGWGPSRGYVFQKAYLEFFTSSEMVTALIKVLKRYEPRVNYHIVNVQGKNITNSTDWQPNAVTWGIFPGREIIQPTVVDPDSFMYWKDEAFALWIEQWAKLYEDESPSRMIIQYIHDNYYLVNLVDNDFPLENCLWQVIENTFEELDCPTEQ
- the MTHFR gene encoding methylenetetrahydrofolate reductase (NADPH) isoform X2, which codes for MRERDMVKESDSGSTGGSSSGDSSKESSRCSTPVLDVERHERLRDKMRRRMEGGDKWFSLEFFPPRTASGAVNLISRFDRMGLGGPLFIDVTWHPAGDPASDKETSSMIIANTAVNFCGLETLLHMTCCNQTKDEITKHIQKAKHLGLKNIMALRGDPVGEEWEEEEGCFNYAVDLVKHIRCEFDDYFDVCVAGYPKGHPEAESYDQDLRHLKEKVDAGADFIITQLFFLSATFIGFVQDCRAIGINCPILPGIFPIQGYHSLRQLVKLSKLEVPQEIKDVVEPIKDNDAAIRNYGIDLAVAMCREILDSGLVHGLHFYTLNREVATIEVLKRLGMWKEDPRRPLPWAVSAHPKRRVEDVRPIFWATRPKSYIYRTREWDEFPNGRWGNSSSPAFGELKDYYLFYLKSKSAREELLKMWGEELSNEESVFEVFTSYISGEPSRDGHKVTCLPWNDDPLAPETNLMKEELQKVNRRGILTINSQPNVNGKSSTDPVVGWGPSRGYVFQKAYLEFFTSSEMVTALIKVLKRYEPRVNYHIVNVQGKNITNSTDWQPNAVTWGIFPGREIIQPTVVDPDSFMYWKDEAFALWIEQWAKLYEDESPSRMIIQYIHDNYYLVNLVDNDFPLENCLWQVIENTFEELDCPTEQ
- the MTHFR gene encoding methylenetetrahydrofolate reductase (NADPH) isoform X3 is translated as MVKESDSGSTGGSSSGDSSKESSRCSTPVLDVERHERLRDKMRRRMEGGDKWFSLEFFPPRTASGAVNLISRFDRMGLGGPLFIDVTWHPAGDPASDKETSSMIIANTAVNFCGLETLLHMTCCNQTKDEITKHIQKAKHLGLKNIMALRGDPVGEEWEEEEGCFNYAVDLVKHIRCEFDDYFDVCVAGYPKGHPEAESYDQDLRHLKEKVDAGADFIITQLFFLSATFIGFVQDCRAIGINCPILPGIFPIQGYHSLRQLVKLSKLEVPQEIKDVVEPIKDNDAAIRNYGIDLAVAMCREILDSGLVHGLHFYTLNREVATIEVLKRLGMWKEDPRRPLPWAVSAHPKRRVEDVRPIFWATRPKSYIYRTREWDEFPNGRWGNSSSPAFGELKDYYLFYLKSKSAREELLKMWGEELSNEESVFEVFTSYISGEPSRDGHKVTCLPWNDDPLAPETNLMKEELQKVNRRGILTINSQPNVNGKSSTDPVVGWGPSRGYVFQKAYLEFFTSSEMVTALIKVLKRYEPRVNYHIVNVQGKNITNSTDWQPNAVTWGIFPGREIIQPTVVDPDSFMYWKDEAFALWIEQWAKLYEDESPSRMIIQYIHDNYYLVNLVDNDFPLENCLWQVIENTFEELDCPTEQ